The Alteromonas stellipolaris genome includes a region encoding these proteins:
- the rhlP gene encoding rhombotarget lipoprotein (RhlP (RHombo-target LipoProtein) is a family of predicted lipoproteins that, in general, co-occurs with a form of rhombosortase, and that has an apparent cleavage site for that enzyme, a GlyGly motif, near the C-terminus.), which produces MKTKILITMLGAILGAMLLTACSAIVSNNTGKQAQSSSLMDFLYPDEESRVKHQPEIPTLQLPVKVGLAFVPSSNWQRDGLHGKDQVELLENVKQSFLQYEYIDRIEIIPSEYLSGGEGFATLEQVGRLYDVDVMALVSYDQVTQSLENNAALLYWTIVGMYVIPGNENTVQTFVDTAVFDIKSKKMLFRAPGVSKLEKRTTAVGIDNTLAEKSLEGFGIAVDDMSTNLDAELARFKTRVKEEKIANVEHRAGYSGGSLHVYCLLFLCVMLFRKMTVR; this is translated from the coding sequence ATGAAAACAAAAATATTAATAACAATGTTAGGGGCTATCTTAGGGGCAATGTTACTTACTGCATGCAGTGCAATAGTAAGTAACAATACAGGTAAACAAGCTCAATCTAGTAGTTTGATGGACTTTCTTTATCCTGATGAAGAAAGCCGCGTTAAGCACCAGCCTGAAATTCCCACCTTACAATTACCGGTAAAGGTGGGGCTTGCATTTGTTCCTTCAAGTAATTGGCAACGAGATGGCCTACATGGGAAAGACCAAGTGGAGCTTCTTGAAAACGTGAAGCAGTCTTTTCTTCAATACGAATATATCGATCGCATTGAAATTATTCCTAGTGAGTATTTAAGCGGGGGAGAAGGGTTTGCTACGTTGGAACAAGTAGGGCGTTTATATGACGTTGATGTAATGGCGTTAGTGTCTTACGACCAAGTAACTCAGTCACTCGAAAATAACGCGGCATTACTGTATTGGACCATCGTTGGTATGTACGTGATTCCTGGTAACGAAAATACGGTGCAGACCTTTGTCGATACCGCTGTATTCGATATTAAAAGTAAAAAGATGCTTTTCAGAGCACCTGGTGTAAGCAAACTTGAGAAACGCACCACCGCGGTAGGTATTGACAATACGCTGGCCGAAAAATCATTAGAAGGTTTTGGTATTGCGGTTGATGATATGTCTACCAACCTAGATGCCGAACTTGCGCGATTTAAAACCAGAGTAAAAGAAGAAAAAATTGCAAATGTTGAACACAGAGCAGGCTATAGTGGCGGCTCACTTCATGTTTATTGCTTACTCTTCCTATGTGTCATGTTATTTAGAAAAATGACTGTGCGTTAA
- a CDS encoding RDD family protein: MSNTGLSDTGAEYKTEYEEDHVYAGFGIRFGASIIDTLLLLAVTFPLLHLIYGKGYWTAEDTVVGIFDVLISYVLPLISTILFWVYKSATPGKMVLKVKVLDAKTGSAPTIRQSIIRYIGYYVSILPLGLGFLWVLWDTKKQGWHDKMASTVVIRPKNKGVEPVRFDKK, encoded by the coding sequence ATGAGTAATACGGGCCTCTCAGATACTGGCGCTGAATATAAAACAGAATACGAAGAAGATCATGTGTATGCAGGTTTTGGGATCAGATTTGGCGCATCAATTATTGATACATTACTTTTATTAGCGGTAACCTTTCCACTACTGCATCTAATTTATGGCAAGGGATATTGGACCGCTGAAGACACTGTTGTAGGTATATTTGATGTCTTAATTAGTTATGTTCTACCTTTAATCTCCACAATATTATTTTGGGTATATAAATCGGCCACCCCAGGCAAAATGGTGCTTAAAGTAAAGGTCCTTGATGCTAAAACGGGAAGTGCGCCCACGATACGCCAGTCTATAATTCGCTATATAGGGTATTACGTTTCTATTTTACCCCTAGGCTTAGGCTTTTTATGGGTATTATGGGATACCAAAAAACAAGGATGGCATGACAAAATGGCTAGCACGGTTGTTATTCGACCTAAAAATAAAGGTGTTGAGCCGGTACGCTTTGACAAAAAGTAA
- the ppsR gene encoding posphoenolpyruvate synthetase regulatory kinase/phosphorylase PpsR, giving the protein MRTAFYISDGTAITSEVFGHALLSLFPVEFNHNTIPFVETEEEANKVLDKISESFQDTGERPLVFYTIVNVDVRKIISKSVGINYNFLDQFVAPLEKVLGVPSKPEKHRTHSIHETTYDIRIEAVNYALANDDGSNLKDYDEADIILVGVSRSGKTPTSLYLALQFGIKAANYPFTEDDMGDMLKLPTALRRYKDKLFGLTIQPERLHQIRSERKANSRYASLQQCRMELREVENLYRKEKIPFLNSTKYSIEEISAKILAETGLKRRKY; this is encoded by the coding sequence GTGCGCACAGCTTTTTATATTTCAGATGGTACTGCCATTACTTCAGAGGTGTTTGGCCACGCCCTGCTGTCTTTGTTCCCTGTTGAATTCAATCACAATACCATTCCTTTTGTTGAAACTGAGGAAGAAGCCAACAAGGTTTTAGATAAAATATCTGAAAGTTTTCAAGACACAGGAGAAAGGCCGCTCGTTTTTTATACAATTGTGAATGTAGATGTTCGCAAGATAATTTCAAAATCAGTTGGTATTAACTACAATTTCCTCGATCAGTTCGTAGCGCCTCTCGAAAAAGTGCTTGGTGTGCCCTCAAAACCAGAAAAACATCGCACTCACAGCATTCATGAAACCACGTACGACATTCGTATTGAAGCGGTTAACTATGCCTTAGCCAACGATGACGGTTCTAACCTGAAAGATTACGACGAGGCCGACATTATTTTAGTGGGCGTATCTCGCTCGGGTAAAACTCCCACTAGCTTATACTTAGCCCTGCAATTTGGTATTAAAGCGGCAAACTACCCGTTCACCGAGGATGACATGGGCGACATGCTTAAATTGCCCACGGCCCTTCGCCGTTATAAAGACAAACTTTTTGGCTTAACGATTCAGCCAGAACGATTACATCAAATTCGTTCTGAACGAAAAGCGAATAGCCGCTATGCGTCATTACAGCAGTGTAGAATGGAACTACGAGAAGTAGAGAACTTGTACCGAAAGGAAAAAATTCCGTTCTTAAACAGTACCAAATATTCCATAGAAGAGATTTCGGCCAAAATTCTTGCGGAGACAGGGTTGAAGCGCAGAAAGTATTAA
- a CDS encoding alpha/beta hydrolase-fold protein — protein MLKHAITIAVFLLILVPSYSYSKVRGEATHLSIHSEILDEERELFIHLPNSYYLSNSHSTSKPLSTTREQLESQLHYPVLYLLDGQRNFAHAVGTLDLLNQSNMAQEMIVVAIANTHRSRDFTPTYDANYNEWGRSGGADNFLDFIEKELVPYINKNYRANNFKIISGHSLGGLLSVYALQSRPHLFQAHFAFSPSLWWQEQVIFDDAETFFSDTSELNNYLYINMGSEGGHMLTSYQRYIELLNTHKRKGFNYNTDLDTSEGHNTTALAGHSLAYQNLYKSLQPSNEVLSGGIPAIKQFYKAQSEMYGYDIKPSYRAINSVGYKALSEKDYSTAIAIFQSNVESYPYKADAYDSLADGFEASGDLQKALEMRSLAIQKSVVENVENGAYKTRHANLLTKIQDKNL, from the coding sequence GTGCTAAAACATGCCATTACGATAGCTGTCTTTTTACTTATTTTGGTTCCTTCTTACTCGTATTCAAAGGTACGGGGAGAAGCTACGCACTTAAGTATTCATTCTGAAATACTCGATGAAGAACGTGAATTGTTCATACATCTACCCAATAGTTACTACCTCTCAAATAGTCATTCAACAAGTAAGCCGCTATCAACAACGCGTGAGCAATTAGAATCTCAATTACATTATCCGGTACTTTATTTACTTGATGGTCAGAGAAATTTTGCTCATGCAGTCGGCACGTTAGACTTGCTCAATCAATCTAATATGGCGCAAGAAATGATTGTTGTTGCTATAGCAAATACTCATCGCTCAAGAGACTTCACTCCAACATATGATGCGAACTACAACGAGTGGGGAAGATCCGGGGGAGCCGATAACTTTCTTGATTTTATTGAGAAAGAGCTTGTGCCCTACATTAACAAAAACTATCGCGCCAACAACTTCAAAATAATTTCAGGGCATTCTTTAGGTGGGTTATTGTCGGTGTATGCCTTGCAGTCTAGACCCCATTTATTCCAAGCTCACTTTGCGTTCAGCCCAAGTTTATGGTGGCAAGAACAGGTTATCTTTGACGACGCCGAAACCTTCTTTTCAGATACTTCTGAATTGAACAACTATTTGTATATCAATATGGGCAGCGAAGGCGGCCACATGCTAACGTCTTACCAGCGCTATATCGAATTGCTAAACACTCATAAGCGAAAAGGGTTTAATTACAACACAGATTTAGATACCTCAGAAGGCCACAATACCACCGCGCTTGCTGGGCATTCGTTGGCTTATCAGAATCTGTACAAATCGTTGCAACCATCAAATGAAGTCTTAAGCGGCGGGATACCTGCAATAAAGCAGTTTTATAAAGCGCAGTCTGAAATGTACGGTTATGACATTAAGCCCAGCTATCGCGCCATTAACAGTGTGGGATACAAAGCATTATCTGAAAAAGACTATTCAACGGCTATTGCGATATTTCAAAGCAATGTTGAAAGCTATCCTTACAAAGCGGATGCCTACGACAGCTTAGCGGATGGATTTGAAGCGAGTGGTGATTTGCAAAAAGCATTAGAAATGAGGTCGCTTGCCATACAGAAAAGCGTGGTCGAAAATGTAGAAAACGGTGCCTATAAAACTCGCCATGCAAACTTACTCACAAAGATTCAGGACAAGAATCTTTAG
- a CDS encoding DUF1294 domain-containing protein, with product MAVSKFGIFITLTFCTTLIIVTFLNLLPIEVVYLYITTSVITFAMYAFDKSAARNGKWRIPEIRLHVLSLLGGWPGAYYAQRKLRHKSAKVSFKRTYWATVVVNLTAFIWLFSEQGKHLMNGIFA from the coding sequence ATGGCTGTAAGCAAATTCGGCATATTCATCACGCTTACATTTTGTACCACGTTAATTATAGTAACGTTTCTGAATTTATTGCCAATAGAGGTGGTATATCTTTATATCACCACCAGCGTTATTACTTTTGCTATGTACGCTTTTGATAAATCGGCTGCACGCAATGGTAAATGGCGTATACCAGAAATTCGCCTTCACGTTTTGAGTCTACTGGGAGGCTGGCCTGGCGCTTATTATGCGCAAAGAAAGTTAAGGCATAAGTCGGCGAAAGTTTCATTTAAGCGAACCTATTGGGCTACAGTTGTCGTAAATTTAACTGCGTTTATTTGGCTTTTTAGTGAACAAGGTAAGCACTTAATGAATGGAATTTTTGCTTAA
- a CDS encoding methyltransferase family protein: MKLEQKIPPVVVFFIAVILMWVTTKVAGFLSVYHPFKIQSLILCVLLGVGFALLGVTSFKKHKTSVNPIKTDRVVSLVTSGVYQYSRNPMYVGMLLCLVGIGLYTSNPLNILFIVLFVWYMNKYQITPEEAFLTDKFGASYTEYMKTVRRWL; encoded by the coding sequence ATGAAGCTTGAGCAAAAAATCCCGCCAGTTGTTGTCTTTTTCATAGCGGTTATTTTAATGTGGGTGACAACCAAGGTTGCAGGTTTCTTGAGTGTTTATCACCCCTTCAAGATACAGTCGCTAATACTCTGTGTATTGCTGGGGGTAGGGTTCGCTTTACTGGGGGTTACTTCGTTTAAAAAACACAAAACTTCCGTGAACCCTATAAAAACAGATCGTGTGGTTAGTTTGGTGACTTCAGGTGTGTATCAATACAGCAGAAACCCTATGTATGTAGGTATGCTTCTGTGTTTGGTTGGTATTGGGCTTTACACATCCAACCCGCTTAATATTCTCTTCATTGTGTTATTTGTGTGGTACATGAATAAGTACCAGATAACACCTGAAGAGGCATTTCTAACCGATAAGTTTGGCGCCAGCTATACCGAATATATGAAAACGGTTCGCAGATGGCTGTAA
- a CDS encoding M23 family metallopeptidase, with amino-acid sequence MRWILLGLCVVILLGFVIPEPRIIPVDNASSADWNKDTFWYEPWGSSGVHKGIDIFAQKGTSVLATTHQLILYQGQKPKGGNIVLALGPKWRLHYYAHLDSIDVDGISLLFSGSKIGTVGSTGNAQGKAPHLHYSIVALFPHFWLADESTQGSKKAHYLDPILYLSAAD; translated from the coding sequence ATGAGATGGATTTTGTTGGGGCTATGCGTAGTGATACTGCTTGGCTTTGTTATACCAGAGCCGCGAATTATTCCCGTAGACAACGCCAGTTCCGCTGATTGGAACAAAGACACCTTTTGGTATGAACCCTGGGGCAGTTCGGGGGTCCATAAAGGTATCGATATCTTTGCTCAGAAAGGCACCTCGGTGCTGGCAACCACACATCAACTTATCCTCTATCAAGGTCAAAAGCCTAAAGGCGGCAATATAGTACTTGCCTTGGGGCCTAAGTGGCGGCTGCATTACTATGCGCATCTTGATTCAATAGATGTTGATGGCATTTCACTGCTTTTTAGTGGTTCGAAAATTGGTACAGTGGGCTCAACAGGCAATGCTCAAGGAAAAGCGCCCCATCTTCATTACAGCATTGTGGCGCTGTTTCCCCATTTTTGGCTTGCCGACGAGTCGACGCAAGGGAGCAAGAAAGCGCATTATTTAGATCCAATATTGTACCTAAGCGCAGCTGATTGA
- the ppsA gene encoding phosphoenolpyruvate synthase has translation MKEFVLWYQELGMNDVGRVGGKNASLGEMISNLANAGVQVPGGFATTAEAFNEFLEQSGLEAKIHNVLDTLDVEDISALNEAGKDIRQWIIDTPFQPELEEAIKEAFVKLQGDAGDEASFAVRSSATAEDMPDASFAGQQETFLNVKGYESVLVAIKHVFASLFNDRAISYRVHQGYDHKGVALSAGIQRMVRSDISSSGVMFTIDTESGFEDVVFITSSYGLGEMVVQGAVNPDEFYVHKPTLDKGLPAIVRRNLGSKLVKMIYSDDEAHGKQVSIVDIDSTESKAFSLNDEEVMELAKQAQIIEKHYDRPMDIEWAKDGVDGKLYIVQARPETVRSREDSQSIERFQLKGQSNIVCEGRAIGHKIGAGVAKVLGSIEEMDKIQAGDVLVTDMTDPDWEPIMKKASAIVTNRGGRTCHAAIIARELGIPAVVGCGNATDSIENGDKITVSCAEGDTGYIYGAELEFDVVTSRIDSMPDLPLKVMMNVGNPDRAFDFARLPNAGVGLARLEFIINRMIGVHPKALLNFDSQPAELKEEIGDMMAGYESPTEFYIEKLVEGISTIGAAFSPEKVIVRMSDFKSNEYYNLVGGYQYEPDEENPMLGFRGASRYISEDFRDCFALECEAIKRVRNNMGLTNVEIMIPFVRTLEEGRKVIELLEEQGLKKGEDGLRVIMMCELPSNALLADQFLDIFDGFSIGSNDLTQLTLGLDRDSGVIAHLFDERDPAVKALLSMAIQAAKKRGKYVGICGQGPSDHEDFAAWLVEEGIDSVSLNPDTVVETWLYLAEKHG, from the coding sequence GTGAAAGAATTCGTACTTTGGTATCAAGAACTGGGCATGAATGATGTAGGTCGCGTTGGCGGCAAAAATGCATCTTTAGGCGAGATGATTTCTAACCTAGCTAACGCCGGTGTACAAGTACCGGGAGGTTTCGCCACAACTGCAGAGGCTTTTAATGAATTTCTAGAGCAAAGCGGTCTAGAAGCAAAAATTCATAACGTACTAGATACACTTGATGTTGAAGATATTAGTGCGCTTAATGAAGCGGGCAAAGATATTCGTCAATGGATCATCGACACCCCGTTTCAACCTGAACTAGAAGAAGCAATTAAAGAAGCGTTTGTGAAATTACAGGGTGATGCAGGTGATGAAGCTTCATTTGCGGTTCGTTCATCAGCTACTGCAGAAGACATGCCTGATGCTTCGTTTGCAGGTCAGCAAGAAACTTTCCTAAACGTGAAAGGTTACGAGTCTGTATTAGTTGCCATTAAACACGTATTCGCCTCGCTATTTAACGACCGTGCTATTTCTTATCGTGTACACCAAGGTTACGACCATAAAGGCGTAGCATTGTCGGCTGGTATTCAGCGCATGGTACGAAGCGATATTTCTTCGTCGGGCGTTATGTTTACTATCGACACTGAGTCGGGCTTTGAAGACGTGGTATTTATTACCAGTTCATACGGCTTGGGTGAAATGGTAGTGCAGGGTGCGGTAAACCCAGATGAATTTTACGTACACAAACCAACCCTTGATAAAGGGCTTCCCGCCATTGTTCGCCGTAACTTAGGCAGCAAGCTAGTTAAGATGATTTACTCTGACGATGAAGCACACGGCAAGCAAGTGTCTATCGTTGATATTGACAGCACTGAAAGCAAAGCCTTCTCGTTGAATGATGAAGAAGTGATGGAGCTGGCGAAGCAAGCGCAAATTATTGAAAAGCACTACGATCGTCCTATGGATATCGAATGGGCTAAAGATGGCGTAGACGGCAAGCTATATATTGTTCAAGCGCGCCCTGAAACGGTTCGAAGCCGTGAAGATTCACAAAGCATTGAGCGTTTCCAACTTAAAGGCCAAAGCAATATTGTATGTGAAGGCCGTGCCATTGGTCATAAAATTGGTGCAGGTGTTGCCAAGGTATTAGGTTCCATTGAAGAGATGGACAAAATTCAAGCCGGTGATGTGCTAGTGACTGACATGACAGACCCAGATTGGGAGCCTATCATGAAAAAGGCGTCTGCCATTGTCACTAACCGAGGTGGCCGTACATGTCACGCAGCCATTATTGCTCGTGAGTTAGGTATCCCAGCAGTAGTAGGGTGCGGAAACGCCACCGACAGCATCGAGAACGGCGATAAAATTACCGTGTCTTGTGCGGAAGGTGATACAGGTTACATCTACGGTGCAGAACTAGAGTTTGACGTTGTTACGTCACGTATCGACTCTATGCCTGATTTACCATTAAAAGTGATGATGAACGTGGGTAACCCAGACCGCGCATTCGATTTCGCCCGTTTGCCGAACGCGGGTGTTGGTCTTGCGCGTTTAGAGTTTATTATTAACCGCATGATTGGCGTGCATCCTAAAGCGCTACTTAACTTCGACAGCCAGCCTGCTGAGCTTAAAGAAGAAATTGGCGACATGATGGCCGGTTACGAGTCGCCTACTGAGTTCTACATTGAAAAGTTGGTTGAAGGTATTTCTACTATTGGTGCTGCGTTCTCGCCTGAGAAAGTCATTGTTCGTATGTCTGACTTTAAGTCTAACGAATACTACAACTTAGTTGGCGGCTACCAGTACGAGCCAGATGAAGAAAACCCAATGCTTGGTTTCCGTGGTGCAAGCCGTTATATCTCGGAAGATTTCCGCGACTGTTTCGCCTTAGAATGTGAAGCAATTAAACGGGTTCGTAACAACATGGGCTTAACCAACGTTGAGATCATGATCCCCTTCGTACGTACCCTCGAAGAAGGCCGTAAGGTTATCGAGCTATTAGAAGAGCAGGGCCTCAAGAAAGGCGAAGACGGTTTGCGCGTTATCATGATGTGTGAATTACCTTCTAATGCCTTACTAGCTGACCAGTTCTTAGATATTTTCGATGGCTTCTCAATTGGTTCGAATGACTTAACTCAGTTAACCCTTGGGTTAGACCGCGACAGTGGCGTTATTGCTCACTTGTTTGACGAACGAGATCCTGCGGTGAAAGCCTTGTTATCAATGGCTATTCAAGCGGCGAAGAAACGTGGCAAATACGTTGGTATTTGTGGTCAAGGCCCATCAGATCACGAAGACTTTGCAGCCTGGTTGGTAGAAGAAGGTATCGATTCAGTATCGCTTAACCCAGATACGGTAGTTGAAACCTGGTTGTACCTTGCTGAAAAGCACGGCTAA
- a CDS encoding tautomerase family protein, translating into MIVIYGIDKHLNPIKSQLSEVIHGCMQSVLGMPEDKRAHRFIPLAKEDFFYPGGRTDCYTVIEINMMKGRKPETQKALIKALFKEIESALGINPIDIEITIKEQEKYQWGFRGITGDEASDLKYNVDV; encoded by the coding sequence GTGATAGTTATTTATGGGATTGATAAGCACTTAAACCCAATAAAAAGCCAACTGTCTGAAGTGATACATGGCTGTATGCAATCTGTTTTAGGCATGCCTGAGGATAAACGGGCCCACCGTTTTATTCCCCTAGCCAAAGAAGACTTTTTCTACCCTGGCGGTAGAACAGATTGCTATACCGTTATCGAAATTAACATGATGAAGGGTCGCAAACCTGAAACCCAAAAAGCACTGATTAAAGCGCTTTTCAAAGAAATAGAATCTGCTTTAGGTATTAACCCTATCGATATTGAAATAACCATTAAAGAACAAGAAAAGTACCAATGGGGTTTTCGTGGCATAACTGGTGATGAGGCGTCAGATTTAAAATATAACGTTGATGTATAA
- a CDS encoding SEC-C metal-binding domain-containing protein, protein MTDNTNKHSASTFEESSTGCTNTSCCPPKSPITRSTPKIGRNDPCHCGSEVKFKKCCGKN, encoded by the coding sequence ATGACTGACAATACAAATAAGCATAGCGCTAGTACCTTTGAAGAGTCTAGCACGGGTTGTACTAACACAAGTTGTTGCCCGCCCAAAAGCCCAATTACTCGTTCGACACCAAAGATCGGTCGCAACGATCCTTGTCACTGCGGTAGTGAAGTTAAATTTAAGAAGTGCTGCGGTAAGAACTAA